From Maniola hyperantus chromosome 28, iAphHyp1.2, whole genome shotgun sequence, one genomic window encodes:
- the LOC117995184 gene encoding uncharacterized protein isoform X2, with amino-acid sequence MRCCVPFCKNTSDNVSKSEAEGISFHGFPSEVHLHAAWLRALGKQDHLPESAVVCSQHFIHGDIYEIESGMRQIRTGAVPSTVQVCMICLDADSKLFLMNKHKLDEAYEKLTGHPLCDQGNLKQTVCVQCAQTLINFSRFRDKSLRARTLMMDLVNKHELITRRHIKMINRTKHKLTSNMVVTTLGPDHCNLYILEHPSEDKQTELEETSHQVLVKTEGSDDSMSVDEDVEVINEDHNNIDIVKDEFVTSNDEDISDYSIMMEAKAMDEDLYKALKMKHPYMQHTSAKFENSDGDGECEASQVCKPHTVVSSNSSHSSLLTENKQAGPSRSAHSAQTLVAPLPATSNEIKVAPTEEADTTVSCRYERLTDCFVKLYDVFSEIVVLRDGKAVRSCVSQNIVSKDCQATSQSEVSTTEDVELGTDTVNVILSKTLTNMQNSSHTEESGFICDICRKVLKRKSYLAKHIKTHAEVRRFTCKICQYKCDYQSDLKKHMRTHTGIKRFLCKLCNYKFSRNSTLLTHMRTHTGDKPYSCKICDYKCARNSDLVTHIRTHTGEKPYSCKICNYKCRTSSDLLRHASTHTGIKPFSCKLCNSKFTQSSTLVTHMRTHTGEKPYLCKICNYKCAQNSHLVTHMRTHTGEKPYSCEICDFKCARRNILVRHMRTHTGIKPFSCNLCNHKCARNSDLTTHMRTHTGEKPYSCKICDYKCAQSNSLVTHMRTHTGEKPYSCKICNHKFKKNGNLVSHMRTHTGENK; translated from the exons ATGCGGTGTTGTGTGCCTTTCTGCAAAAATACTTCGGACAATGTATCCAAATCAGAGGCAGAAGGGATCAGTTTTCATGG TTTTCCCAGTGAAGTGCACCTCCATGCTGCTTGGCTCAGAGCCCTCGGCAAACAAGACCATCTGCCAGAGTCTGCTGTGGTCTGTTCCCAGCATTTTATACATGGTGACATTTATGAAATAGAAAGTGGCATGAGGCAAATTCGTACTGGTGCTGTTCCTTCAACTGTGCAG GTTTGCATGATATGCCTCGACGCTGACAGCAAGCTGTTTCTAATGAATAAACATAAATTGGACGAAGCATATGAAAAGTTAACTGGACATCCT TTGTGTGATCAAGGGAATCTAAAACAAACAGTTTGTGTACAATGTGCTCAGACATTGATAAACTTTAGTAGATTTagagacaagagcttgagagcCCGTACACTGATGATGGACTTAGTTAACAAACATGAATTA ATAACAAGACGACACATCAAAATGATAAACCGCACAAAACACAAACTAACAAGTAATATGGTGGTGACAACACTAGGACCTGACCACTGTAACTTATACATACTAGAACACCCCTCagaagacaaacaaacagagtTAGAGGAAACAAGCCACCAAGTTCTAGTGAAAACTGAAGGAAGTGATGACTCCATGTCAGTTGATGAGGACGTAGAAGTGATCAATGAAGATCACAATAATATAGACATTGTTAAAGATGAGTTTGTAACTTCTAATGACGAAGACATATCCGACTATAGCATTATGATGGAAGCAAAAGCAATGGATGAAGATCTTTACAAAGCTCTAAAGATGAAACATCCATACATGCAACATACAAGTGCAAAGTTCGAG AACAGTGACGGTGATGGTGAATGTGAGGCGTCACAAGTGTGCAAGCCTCATACAGTTGTGAGCTCCAACTCTTCGCACTCTTCACTCCTCACGGAGAACAA GCAAGCAGGCCCCAGCCGTTCTGCACATTCTGCTCAGACCTTAG TCGCTCCTCTTCCCGCGACAAGCAACGAAATAAAAGTAGCGCCAACTGAAGAAGCCGATACAACCGTCAGTTGCAGATACGAAAGATTAACAGATTGTTTTGTCAAACTATATGATGTTTTCTCTGAGATAGTTGTACTAAGAGACGGAAAAGCTGTTAGGTCTTGTGTTAGTCAAAACATTGTGTCTAAAGATTGTCAGGCAACAAGTCAGAGTGAAGTCTCTACGACAGAAGACGTTGAACTAGGCACTGATACAGTAAATGTAATTTTATCGAAAACTTTAACAAATATGCAAAACAGTTCACACACTGAGGAAAGTGGGTTTATTTGTGATATTTGTCGAAAAGTATTGAAACGAAAAAGTTACTTAGCTAAACATATAAAGACTCACGCTGAAGTAAGACGGTTCACTTGCAAGATTTGCCAGTACAAATGTGATTATCAAAGTGATTTGAAGAAACatatgagaacccacactggaaTAAAACGTTTCTTATGTAAATTATGCAATTACAAATTTTCGCGAAATAGCACTTTATTGACGCATATGAGAACCCATACTGGTGATAAACCATATTCCTGTAAGatatgcgattacaaatgtgcaCGAAATAGCGATCTAGTGACGCACATaagaacccacactggtgaaaagccataTTCATGTAAGATTTGTAATTACAAATGTAGAACTAGTAGTGATCTATTGAGGCACGCGAGTacccacactggtataaaacctttctcgtgtaagttatgtaaTTCCAAATTTACACAAAGTAGCACCTtagtgacgcacatgagaactcacactggtgaaaagccataTTTATGTAAGatatgcaattacaaatgtgcacaaaatagccatctagtgacgcacatgagaacccacactggtgaaaagccataTTCCTGTGAGATATGCGATTTCAAATGTGCACGAAGGAACATTCTAGTaaggcacatgagaactcacactggtataaaacctttctCGTGTAACTTATGCAATCACAAATGTGCACGAAATAGCGATCTAACgacgcacatgagaactcacactggtgaaaagccgTATTCATGTAAGatatgcgattacaaatgtgcacaaaGTAACAGTCTTgtgacgcacatgagaacccacactggtgaaaagccgTATTCATGTAAGATATGCAatcacaaatttaaaaaaaatggcaaTCTAGTgtcgcacatgagaacccacactggcgaaaataaataa
- the LOC117995184 gene encoding uncharacterized protein isoform X3 codes for MRCCVPFCKNTSDNVSKSEAEGISFHGFPSEVHLHAAWLRALGKQDHLPESAVVCSQHFIHGDIYEIESGMRQIRTGAVPSTVQVCMICLDADSKLFLMNKHKLDEAYEKLTGHPVLFQLCDQGNLKQTVCVQCAQTLINFSRFRDKSLRARTLMMDLVNKHELITRRHIKMINRTKHKLTSNMVVTTLGPDHCNLYILEHPSEDKQTELEETSHQVLVKTEGSDDSMSVDEDVEVINEDHNNIDIVKDEFVTSNDEDISDYSIMMEAKAMDEDLYKALKMKHPYMQHTSAKFENSDGDGECEASQVCKPHTVVSSNSSHSSLLTENKQAGPSRSAHSAQTLVAPLPATSNEIKVAPTEEADTTVSCRYERLTDCFVKLYDVFSEIVVLRDGKAVRSCVSQNIVSKDCQATSQSEVSTTEDVELGTDTVNVILSKTLTNMQNSSHTEESGFICDICRKVLKRKSYLAKHIKTHAEVRRFTCKICQYKCDYQSDLKKHMRTHTGIKRFLCKLCNYKFSRNSTLLTHMRTHTGDKPYSCKICDYKCARNSDLVTHIRTHTGEKPYSCKICNYKCRTSSDLLRHASTHTGIKPFSCKLCNSKFTQSSTLVTHMRTHTGEKPYLCKICNYKCAQNSHLVTHMRTHTGEKPYSCEICDFKCARRNILVRHMRTHTGIKPFSCNLCNHKCARNSDLTTHMRTHTGEKPYSCKICDYKCAQSNSLVTHMRTHTGEKPYSYKDHLYIV; via the exons ATGCGGTGTTGTGTGCCTTTCTGCAAAAATACTTCGGACAATGTATCCAAATCAGAGGCAGAAGGGATCAGTTTTCATGG TTTTCCCAGTGAAGTGCACCTCCATGCTGCTTGGCTCAGAGCCCTCGGCAAACAAGACCATCTGCCAGAGTCTGCTGTGGTCTGTTCCCAGCATTTTATACATGGTGACATTTATGAAATAGAAAGTGGCATGAGGCAAATTCGTACTGGTGCTGTTCCTTCAACTGTGCAG GTTTGCATGATATGCCTCGACGCTGACAGCAAGCTGTTTCTAATGAATAAACATAAATTGGACGAAGCATATGAAAAGTTAACTGGACATCCT GTATTGTTTCAGTTGTGTGATCAAGGGAATCTAAAACAAACAGTTTGTGTACAATGTGCTCAGACATTGATAAACTTTAGTAGATTTagagacaagagcttgagagcCCGTACACTGATGATGGACTTAGTTAACAAACATGAATTA ATAACAAGACGACACATCAAAATGATAAACCGCACAAAACACAAACTAACAAGTAATATGGTGGTGACAACACTAGGACCTGACCACTGTAACTTATACATACTAGAACACCCCTCagaagacaaacaaacagagtTAGAGGAAACAAGCCACCAAGTTCTAGTGAAAACTGAAGGAAGTGATGACTCCATGTCAGTTGATGAGGACGTAGAAGTGATCAATGAAGATCACAATAATATAGACATTGTTAAAGATGAGTTTGTAACTTCTAATGACGAAGACATATCCGACTATAGCATTATGATGGAAGCAAAAGCAATGGATGAAGATCTTTACAAAGCTCTAAAGATGAAACATCCATACATGCAACATACAAGTGCAAAGTTCGAG AACAGTGACGGTGATGGTGAATGTGAGGCGTCACAAGTGTGCAAGCCTCATACAGTTGTGAGCTCCAACTCTTCGCACTCTTCACTCCTCACGGAGAACAA GCAAGCAGGCCCCAGCCGTTCTGCACATTCTGCTCAGACCTTAG TCGCTCCTCTTCCCGCGACAAGCAACGAAATAAAAGTAGCGCCAACTGAAGAAGCCGATACAACCGTCAGTTGCAGATACGAAAGATTAACAGATTGTTTTGTCAAACTATATGATGTTTTCTCTGAGATAGTTGTACTAAGAGACGGAAAAGCTGTTAGGTCTTGTGTTAGTCAAAACATTGTGTCTAAAGATTGTCAGGCAACAAGTCAGAGTGAAGTCTCTACGACAGAAGACGTTGAACTAGGCACTGATACAGTAAATGTAATTTTATCGAAAACTTTAACAAATATGCAAAACAGTTCACACACTGAGGAAAGTGGGTTTATTTGTGATATTTGTCGAAAAGTATTGAAACGAAAAAGTTACTTAGCTAAACATATAAAGACTCACGCTGAAGTAAGACGGTTCACTTGCAAGATTTGCCAGTACAAATGTGATTATCAAAGTGATTTGAAGAAACatatgagaacccacactggaaTAAAACGTTTCTTATGTAAATTATGCAATTACAAATTTTCGCGAAATAGCACTTTATTGACGCATATGAGAACCCATACTGGTGATAAACCATATTCCTGTAAGatatgcgattacaaatgtgcaCGAAATAGCGATCTAGTGACGCACATaagaacccacactggtgaaaagccataTTCATGTAAGATTTGTAATTACAAATGTAGAACTAGTAGTGATCTATTGAGGCACGCGAGTacccacactggtataaaacctttctcgtgtaagttatgtaaTTCCAAATTTACACAAAGTAGCACCTtagtgacgcacatgagaactcacactggtgaaaagccataTTTATGTAAGatatgcaattacaaatgtgcacaaaatagccatctagtgacgcacatgagaacccacactggtgaaaagccataTTCCTGTGAGATATGCGATTTCAAATGTGCACGAAGGAACATTCTAGTaaggcacatgagaactcacactggtataaaacctttctCGTGTAACTTATGCAATCACAAATGTGCACGAAATAGCGATCTAACgacgcacatgagaactcacactggtgaaaagccgTATTCATGTAAGatatgcgattacaaatgtgcacaaaGTAACAGTCTTgtgacgcacatgagaacccacactggtgaaaagccgTATTCAT ATAAGGaccatctctacatagtataa
- the LOC117995184 gene encoding zinc finger protein 180-like isoform X5, whose amino-acid sequence MICLDADSKLFLMNKHKLDEAYEKLTGHPLCDQGNLKQTVCVQCAQTLINFSRFRDKSLRARTLMMDLVNKHELITRRHIKMINRTKHKLTSNMVVTTLGPDHCNLYILEHPSEDKQTELEETSHQVLVKTEGSDDSMSVDEDVEVINEDHNNIDIVKDEFVTSNDEDISDYSIMMEAKAMDEDLYKALKMKHPYMQHTSAKFENSDGDGECEASQVCKPHTVVSSNSSHSSLLTENKQAGPSRSAHSAQTLVAPLPATSNEIKVAPTEEADTTVSCRYERLTDCFVKLYDVFSEIVVLRDGKAVRSCVSQNIVSKDCQATSQSEVSTTEDVELGTDTVNVILSKTLTNMQNSSHTEESGFICDICRKVLKRKSYLAKHIKTHAEVRRFTCKICQYKCDYQSDLKKHMRTHTGIKRFLCKLCNYKFSRNSTLLTHMRTHTGDKPYSCKICDYKCARNSDLVTHIRTHTGEKPYSCKICNYKCRTSSDLLRHASTHTGIKPFSCKLCNSKFTQSSTLVTHMRTHTGEKPYLCKICNYKCAQNSHLVTHMRTHTGEKPYSCEICDFKCARRNILVRHMRTHTGIKPFSCNLCNHKCARNSDLTTHMRTHTGEKPYSCKICDYKCAQSNSLVTHMRTHTGEKPYSCKICNHKFKKNGNLVSHMRTHTGENK is encoded by the exons ATGATATGCCTCGACGCTGACAGCAAGCTGTTTCTAATGAATAAACATAAATTGGACGAAGCATATGAAAAGTTAACTGGACATCCT TTGTGTGATCAAGGGAATCTAAAACAAACAGTTTGTGTACAATGTGCTCAGACATTGATAAACTTTAGTAGATTTagagacaagagcttgagagcCCGTACACTGATGATGGACTTAGTTAACAAACATGAATTA ATAACAAGACGACACATCAAAATGATAAACCGCACAAAACACAAACTAACAAGTAATATGGTGGTGACAACACTAGGACCTGACCACTGTAACTTATACATACTAGAACACCCCTCagaagacaaacaaacagagtTAGAGGAAACAAGCCACCAAGTTCTAGTGAAAACTGAAGGAAGTGATGACTCCATGTCAGTTGATGAGGACGTAGAAGTGATCAATGAAGATCACAATAATATAGACATTGTTAAAGATGAGTTTGTAACTTCTAATGACGAAGACATATCCGACTATAGCATTATGATGGAAGCAAAAGCAATGGATGAAGATCTTTACAAAGCTCTAAAGATGAAACATCCATACATGCAACATACAAGTGCAAAGTTCGAG AACAGTGACGGTGATGGTGAATGTGAGGCGTCACAAGTGTGCAAGCCTCATACAGTTGTGAGCTCCAACTCTTCGCACTCTTCACTCCTCACGGAGAACAA GCAAGCAGGCCCCAGCCGTTCTGCACATTCTGCTCAGACCTTAG TCGCTCCTCTTCCCGCGACAAGCAACGAAATAAAAGTAGCGCCAACTGAAGAAGCCGATACAACCGTCAGTTGCAGATACGAAAGATTAACAGATTGTTTTGTCAAACTATATGATGTTTTCTCTGAGATAGTTGTACTAAGAGACGGAAAAGCTGTTAGGTCTTGTGTTAGTCAAAACATTGTGTCTAAAGATTGTCAGGCAACAAGTCAGAGTGAAGTCTCTACGACAGAAGACGTTGAACTAGGCACTGATACAGTAAATGTAATTTTATCGAAAACTTTAACAAATATGCAAAACAGTTCACACACTGAGGAAAGTGGGTTTATTTGTGATATTTGTCGAAAAGTATTGAAACGAAAAAGTTACTTAGCTAAACATATAAAGACTCACGCTGAAGTAAGACGGTTCACTTGCAAGATTTGCCAGTACAAATGTGATTATCAAAGTGATTTGAAGAAACatatgagaacccacactggaaTAAAACGTTTCTTATGTAAATTATGCAATTACAAATTTTCGCGAAATAGCACTTTATTGACGCATATGAGAACCCATACTGGTGATAAACCATATTCCTGTAAGatatgcgattacaaatgtgcaCGAAATAGCGATCTAGTGACGCACATaagaacccacactggtgaaaagccataTTCATGTAAGATTTGTAATTACAAATGTAGAACTAGTAGTGATCTATTGAGGCACGCGAGTacccacactggtataaaacctttctcgtgtaagttatgtaaTTCCAAATTTACACAAAGTAGCACCTtagtgacgcacatgagaactcacactggtgaaaagccataTTTATGTAAGatatgcaattacaaatgtgcacaaaatagccatctagtgacgcacatgagaacccacactggtgaaaagccataTTCCTGTGAGATATGCGATTTCAAATGTGCACGAAGGAACATTCTAGTaaggcacatgagaactcacactggtataaaacctttctCGTGTAACTTATGCAATCACAAATGTGCACGAAATAGCGATCTAACgacgcacatgagaactcacactggtgaaaagccgTATTCATGTAAGatatgcgattacaaatgtgcacaaaGTAACAGTCTTgtgacgcacatgagaacccacactggtgaaaagccgTATTCATGTAAGATATGCAatcacaaatttaaaaaaaatggcaaTCTAGTgtcgcacatgagaacccacactggcgaaaataaataa
- the LOC117995184 gene encoding uncharacterized protein isoform X1 gives MRCCVPFCKNTSDNVSKSEAEGISFHGFPSEVHLHAAWLRALGKQDHLPESAVVCSQHFIHGDIYEIESGMRQIRTGAVPSTVQVCMICLDADSKLFLMNKHKLDEAYEKLTGHPVLFQLCDQGNLKQTVCVQCAQTLINFSRFRDKSLRARTLMMDLVNKHELITRRHIKMINRTKHKLTSNMVVTTLGPDHCNLYILEHPSEDKQTELEETSHQVLVKTEGSDDSMSVDEDVEVINEDHNNIDIVKDEFVTSNDEDISDYSIMMEAKAMDEDLYKALKMKHPYMQHTSAKFENSDGDGECEASQVCKPHTVVSSNSSHSSLLTENKQAGPSRSAHSAQTLVAPLPATSNEIKVAPTEEADTTVSCRYERLTDCFVKLYDVFSEIVVLRDGKAVRSCVSQNIVSKDCQATSQSEVSTTEDVELGTDTVNVILSKTLTNMQNSSHTEESGFICDICRKVLKRKSYLAKHIKTHAEVRRFTCKICQYKCDYQSDLKKHMRTHTGIKRFLCKLCNYKFSRNSTLLTHMRTHTGDKPYSCKICDYKCARNSDLVTHIRTHTGEKPYSCKICNYKCRTSSDLLRHASTHTGIKPFSCKLCNSKFTQSSTLVTHMRTHTGEKPYLCKICNYKCAQNSHLVTHMRTHTGEKPYSCEICDFKCARRNILVRHMRTHTGIKPFSCNLCNHKCARNSDLTTHMRTHTGEKPYSCKICDYKCAQSNSLVTHMRTHTGEKPYSCKICNHKFKKNGNLVSHMRTHTGENK, from the exons ATGCGGTGTTGTGTGCCTTTCTGCAAAAATACTTCGGACAATGTATCCAAATCAGAGGCAGAAGGGATCAGTTTTCATGG TTTTCCCAGTGAAGTGCACCTCCATGCTGCTTGGCTCAGAGCCCTCGGCAAACAAGACCATCTGCCAGAGTCTGCTGTGGTCTGTTCCCAGCATTTTATACATGGTGACATTTATGAAATAGAAAGTGGCATGAGGCAAATTCGTACTGGTGCTGTTCCTTCAACTGTGCAG GTTTGCATGATATGCCTCGACGCTGACAGCAAGCTGTTTCTAATGAATAAACATAAATTGGACGAAGCATATGAAAAGTTAACTGGACATCCT GTATTGTTTCAGTTGTGTGATCAAGGGAATCTAAAACAAACAGTTTGTGTACAATGTGCTCAGACATTGATAAACTTTAGTAGATTTagagacaagagcttgagagcCCGTACACTGATGATGGACTTAGTTAACAAACATGAATTA ATAACAAGACGACACATCAAAATGATAAACCGCACAAAACACAAACTAACAAGTAATATGGTGGTGACAACACTAGGACCTGACCACTGTAACTTATACATACTAGAACACCCCTCagaagacaaacaaacagagtTAGAGGAAACAAGCCACCAAGTTCTAGTGAAAACTGAAGGAAGTGATGACTCCATGTCAGTTGATGAGGACGTAGAAGTGATCAATGAAGATCACAATAATATAGACATTGTTAAAGATGAGTTTGTAACTTCTAATGACGAAGACATATCCGACTATAGCATTATGATGGAAGCAAAAGCAATGGATGAAGATCTTTACAAAGCTCTAAAGATGAAACATCCATACATGCAACATACAAGTGCAAAGTTCGAG AACAGTGACGGTGATGGTGAATGTGAGGCGTCACAAGTGTGCAAGCCTCATACAGTTGTGAGCTCCAACTCTTCGCACTCTTCACTCCTCACGGAGAACAA GCAAGCAGGCCCCAGCCGTTCTGCACATTCTGCTCAGACCTTAG TCGCTCCTCTTCCCGCGACAAGCAACGAAATAAAAGTAGCGCCAACTGAAGAAGCCGATACAACCGTCAGTTGCAGATACGAAAGATTAACAGATTGTTTTGTCAAACTATATGATGTTTTCTCTGAGATAGTTGTACTAAGAGACGGAAAAGCTGTTAGGTCTTGTGTTAGTCAAAACATTGTGTCTAAAGATTGTCAGGCAACAAGTCAGAGTGAAGTCTCTACGACAGAAGACGTTGAACTAGGCACTGATACAGTAAATGTAATTTTATCGAAAACTTTAACAAATATGCAAAACAGTTCACACACTGAGGAAAGTGGGTTTATTTGTGATATTTGTCGAAAAGTATTGAAACGAAAAAGTTACTTAGCTAAACATATAAAGACTCACGCTGAAGTAAGACGGTTCACTTGCAAGATTTGCCAGTACAAATGTGATTATCAAAGTGATTTGAAGAAACatatgagaacccacactggaaTAAAACGTTTCTTATGTAAATTATGCAATTACAAATTTTCGCGAAATAGCACTTTATTGACGCATATGAGAACCCATACTGGTGATAAACCATATTCCTGTAAGatatgcgattacaaatgtgcaCGAAATAGCGATCTAGTGACGCACATaagaacccacactggtgaaaagccataTTCATGTAAGATTTGTAATTACAAATGTAGAACTAGTAGTGATCTATTGAGGCACGCGAGTacccacactggtataaaacctttctcgtgtaagttatgtaaTTCCAAATTTACACAAAGTAGCACCTtagtgacgcacatgagaactcacactggtgaaaagccataTTTATGTAAGatatgcaattacaaatgtgcacaaaatagccatctagtgacgcacatgagaacccacactggtgaaaagccataTTCCTGTGAGATATGCGATTTCAAATGTGCACGAAGGAACATTCTAGTaaggcacatgagaactcacactggtataaaacctttctCGTGTAACTTATGCAATCACAAATGTGCACGAAATAGCGATCTAACgacgcacatgagaactcacactggtgaaaagccgTATTCATGTAAGatatgcgattacaaatgtgcacaaaGTAACAGTCTTgtgacgcacatgagaacccacactggtgaaaagccgTATTCATGTAAGATATGCAatcacaaatttaaaaaaaatggcaaTCTAGTgtcgcacatgagaacccacactggcgaaaataaataa
- the LOC117995184 gene encoding zinc finger protein 180-like isoform X4 — MICLDADSKLFLMNKHKLDEAYEKLTGHPVLFQLCDQGNLKQTVCVQCAQTLINFSRFRDKSLRARTLMMDLVNKHELITRRHIKMINRTKHKLTSNMVVTTLGPDHCNLYILEHPSEDKQTELEETSHQVLVKTEGSDDSMSVDEDVEVINEDHNNIDIVKDEFVTSNDEDISDYSIMMEAKAMDEDLYKALKMKHPYMQHTSAKFENSDGDGECEASQVCKPHTVVSSNSSHSSLLTENKQAGPSRSAHSAQTLVAPLPATSNEIKVAPTEEADTTVSCRYERLTDCFVKLYDVFSEIVVLRDGKAVRSCVSQNIVSKDCQATSQSEVSTTEDVELGTDTVNVILSKTLTNMQNSSHTEESGFICDICRKVLKRKSYLAKHIKTHAEVRRFTCKICQYKCDYQSDLKKHMRTHTGIKRFLCKLCNYKFSRNSTLLTHMRTHTGDKPYSCKICDYKCARNSDLVTHIRTHTGEKPYSCKICNYKCRTSSDLLRHASTHTGIKPFSCKLCNSKFTQSSTLVTHMRTHTGEKPYLCKICNYKCAQNSHLVTHMRTHTGEKPYSCEICDFKCARRNILVRHMRTHTGIKPFSCNLCNHKCARNSDLTTHMRTHTGEKPYSCKICDYKCAQSNSLVTHMRTHTGEKPYSCKICNHKFKKNGNLVSHMRTHTGENK; from the exons ATGATATGCCTCGACGCTGACAGCAAGCTGTTTCTAATGAATAAACATAAATTGGACGAAGCATATGAAAAGTTAACTGGACATCCT GTATTGTTTCAGTTGTGTGATCAAGGGAATCTAAAACAAACAGTTTGTGTACAATGTGCTCAGACATTGATAAACTTTAGTAGATTTagagacaagagcttgagagcCCGTACACTGATGATGGACTTAGTTAACAAACATGAATTA ATAACAAGACGACACATCAAAATGATAAACCGCACAAAACACAAACTAACAAGTAATATGGTGGTGACAACACTAGGACCTGACCACTGTAACTTATACATACTAGAACACCCCTCagaagacaaacaaacagagtTAGAGGAAACAAGCCACCAAGTTCTAGTGAAAACTGAAGGAAGTGATGACTCCATGTCAGTTGATGAGGACGTAGAAGTGATCAATGAAGATCACAATAATATAGACATTGTTAAAGATGAGTTTGTAACTTCTAATGACGAAGACATATCCGACTATAGCATTATGATGGAAGCAAAAGCAATGGATGAAGATCTTTACAAAGCTCTAAAGATGAAACATCCATACATGCAACATACAAGTGCAAAGTTCGAG AACAGTGACGGTGATGGTGAATGTGAGGCGTCACAAGTGTGCAAGCCTCATACAGTTGTGAGCTCCAACTCTTCGCACTCTTCACTCCTCACGGAGAACAA GCAAGCAGGCCCCAGCCGTTCTGCACATTCTGCTCAGACCTTAG TCGCTCCTCTTCCCGCGACAAGCAACGAAATAAAAGTAGCGCCAACTGAAGAAGCCGATACAACCGTCAGTTGCAGATACGAAAGATTAACAGATTGTTTTGTCAAACTATATGATGTTTTCTCTGAGATAGTTGTACTAAGAGACGGAAAAGCTGTTAGGTCTTGTGTTAGTCAAAACATTGTGTCTAAAGATTGTCAGGCAACAAGTCAGAGTGAAGTCTCTACGACAGAAGACGTTGAACTAGGCACTGATACAGTAAATGTAATTTTATCGAAAACTTTAACAAATATGCAAAACAGTTCACACACTGAGGAAAGTGGGTTTATTTGTGATATTTGTCGAAAAGTATTGAAACGAAAAAGTTACTTAGCTAAACATATAAAGACTCACGCTGAAGTAAGACGGTTCACTTGCAAGATTTGCCAGTACAAATGTGATTATCAAAGTGATTTGAAGAAACatatgagaacccacactggaaTAAAACGTTTCTTATGTAAATTATGCAATTACAAATTTTCGCGAAATAGCACTTTATTGACGCATATGAGAACCCATACTGGTGATAAACCATATTCCTGTAAGatatgcgattacaaatgtgcaCGAAATAGCGATCTAGTGACGCACATaagaacccacactggtgaaaagccataTTCATGTAAGATTTGTAATTACAAATGTAGAACTAGTAGTGATCTATTGAGGCACGCGAGTacccacactggtataaaacctttctcgtgtaagttatgtaaTTCCAAATTTACACAAAGTAGCACCTtagtgacgcacatgagaactcacactggtgaaaagccataTTTATGTAAGatatgcaattacaaatgtgcacaaaatagccatctagtgacgcacatgagaacccacactggtgaaaagccataTTCCTGTGAGATATGCGATTTCAAATGTGCACGAAGGAACATTCTAGTaaggcacatgagaactcacactggtataaaacctttctCGTGTAACTTATGCAATCACAAATGTGCACGAAATAGCGATCTAACgacgcacatgagaactcacactggtgaaaagccgTATTCATGTAAGatatgcgattacaaatgtgcacaaaGTAACAGTCTTgtgacgcacatgagaacccacactggtgaaaagccgTATTCATGTAAGATATGCAatcacaaatttaaaaaaaatggcaaTCTAGTgtcgcacatgagaacccacactggcgaaaataaataa